From one Thamnophis elegans isolate rThaEle1 chromosome 7, rThaEle1.pri, whole genome shotgun sequence genomic stretch:
- the SNRPF gene encoding small nuclear ribonucleoprotein F: protein MSLPLNPKPFLNGLTGKPVMVKLKWGMEYKGYLVSVDGYMNMQLANTEEYIDGALSGHLGEVLIRCNNVLYIRGVEEEEEDGEMRE, encoded by the exons ATG AGTTTGCCTCTCAATCCAAAGCCATTTCTAAATGGGCTAACTGGGAAGCCAGTAATGGTGAAATTGAAGTGGGGGATGGAATACAAGGGCTATCTTGTATCGGTTGATGGCTACATGAATATGCAG CTTGCCAATACTGAAGAATATATTGATGGTGCATTGTCGGGACATCTTGGTGAAGTTCTGATAAG GTGCAACAATGTCCTATATATAAGGggtgtagaagaagaagaagaagatggagaaatgAGAGAATAA